One Silene latifolia isolate original U9 population chromosome 4, ASM4854445v1, whole genome shotgun sequence DNA segment encodes these proteins:
- the LOC141651555 gene encoding protein FAR1-RELATED SEQUENCE 5-like — MSYSKCKIPDYQNIQDKNNFITNYKKWQEDQFSSNWITSKDIPVEMDVPSDTRPLHIFLTNYEFLSIIFERLGRPEKKSMAKTMSTSDGSMSCSTNNSFKTPRTRIEPLNALQYIPFCPEEKKPKVEQVFEILESAELFYKKYCTICGFTPRLATTKRIKGNELPNNFALRNVICNRQGINESRKRKRTDTDTDTDTDTAENDAQSDVTDISRMRSITRIDCRALVQFKYQENGTYIVTRFDEAHNHPLASPESTIFLKGNRKMTEVQKQFVTKVKVLKLGGVKAYRGWKELCGGYNNIGATKVDFKKFVRDIKTYIGNFDAQMFVENLIGKKDTYSSFYFDFIVDENKCLAGVFWADPICIKIYMLFGEVLSADATYGTNKYDMVFVPFTGVDHHKMCITFGAGLIGDESIECYRWLFKTFLEAMDGCHPRIIITDQDKSMKSVVPEVFKESTHKLCIWHIMKKLREKVSYQLFQDQDFKSRLNRCVWNNQLEPDEFEEQWGKIMTDYQLVEHEWFSDLYDIREQWIPAYFKDVSMSGLMRVTSRSESENIFFDRFLTPHLTLVEFWVCYESALEAQRHKQSKLNSDNKYSEIPWKTNSNLEVHASEIYSHNIFKDFQTELVAALSDYHFKDVDKIDKTKIYILTDLQMPNKSWNVAFSPDNIEITCSCSMFKRMGLLCMHCLWVLHNQDFQKIPEQYIIQRWTKATMSKPVFDKEGKVIDVSQKFSDRKSLSTELWQEVYSCVSIAECDDNYMKLLIEKLRDIRLDMISNRSVPAKKKDKMKEIEKYVGCKIPQKLVIHVPRKSKNKGRTKSKRIESQMLKALKKRAKEKRLYES, encoded by the exons ATGTCTTATTCTAAATGCAAAATACCCGACTACCAGAACATTCAAGACAAAAACAATTTCATCACTAATTATAAGAAGTGGCAAGAAGAccagttttcttcaaactggATTACTTCAAAGGATATTcctgtggagatggatgtaccatcAGACACACGTCCTTTACATATTTTTCTTACTAATTATGAATTTCTCTCGATTATTTTTGAACGACTTGGGAGGCCAGAGAAGAAAAGCATGGCCAAG ACAATGAGTACAAGTGATGGAAGTATGTCTTGTTCTACAAATAACAGCTTTAAGACTCCAAGAACAAGAATTGAACCATTAAATGCACTCCAGTATATTCCATTTTGTCCAGAGGAAAAGAAACCTAAAGTAGAACAAGTATTCGAAATACTAGAATCAGCAGAGTTATTCTACAAAAAATATTGTACAATCTGTGGGTTTACGCCAAGACTTGCAACAACAAAAAGGATTAAAGGCAATGAGTTACCAAACAATTTTGCATTAAGGAATGTTATCTGCAATAGGCAAGGTATAAATGAAAGTAGGAAAAGGAAGAGGACTGATACTGATACTGATACTGATACTGATACTGCTGAGAATGATGCACAATCTGATGTGACAGACATAAGCCGTATGAGGTCGATTACAAGAATTGACTGTCGTGCATTAGTGCAGTTCAAATACCAAGAAAATGGAACTTACATTGTTACCAGATTCGATGAAGCCCATAACCATCCACTTGCTTCGCCGGAATCTACAATATTCTTGAAAGGAAACCGAAAAATGACAGAGGTACAGAAACAATTTGTCACAAAGGTAAAGGTGCTAAAACTAGGTGGTGTGAAAGCCTATAGAGGTTGGAAGGAGCTGTGTGGAGGTTACAACAACATCGGTGCTACTAAGGTTGATTTCAAAAAGTTTGTCAGGGACATAAAAACCTACATTGGTAATTTTGATGCGCAAATGTTTGTTGAGAATCTTATTGGGAAAAAAGACACATACAGttctttttactttgattttatagTAGATGAAAACAAGTGTCTGGCAGGAGTGTTTTGGGCAGATCCGATCTGCATAAAGATCTACATGTTGTTCGGTGAGGTGTTATCAGCAGATGCTACATATggaacaaacaagtacgatatggtgTTTGTCCCTTTCACAGGAGTTGATCACCACAAAATGTGCATAACCTTTGGAGCTGGGTTGATAGGTGATGAAAGTATTGAGTGTTACAGATGGTTGTTCAAGACATTTTTGGAAGCAATGGACGGGTGCCATCCAAGAATTATAATTACTGATCAAGACAAATCAATGAAGTCGGTAGTCCCGGAAGTGTTTAAGGAGTCAACACACAAACTGTGCATCTGGCACATAATGAAGAAACTAAGAGAAAAAGTCAGTTATCAACTGTTTCAAGATCAGGATTTTAAGAGCAGGCTCAAtaggtgtgtttggaacaaccaacTGGAGCCTGATGAATTCGAAGAACAATGGGGGAAGATAATGACTGATTATCAGCTTGTAGAACACGAGTGGTTTTCAGATTTGTACGATATCAGGGAACAGTGGATCCCTGCCTATTTTAAAGATGTTTCCATGTCTGGCTTGATGAGGGTTACTTCAAGGTCTGAGAGTGAAAACATTTTCTTTGACAGGTTCCTCACACCTCATTTGACCCTTGTTGAGTTTTGGGTGTGCTATGAGAGTGCTTTGGAAGCACAAAGACACAAGCAGTCCAAGTTGAACAGTGACAACAAATACTCTGAAATCCCATGGAAAACTAACTCAAACCTTGAAGTCCATGCTTCTGAAATATACTCGcacaacattttcaaagactTCCAAACAGAGTTGGTTGCAGCTTTGTCTGATTACCATTTTAAAGATGTGGACAAGATTGATAagacaaaaatatatattctaacAGACTTGCAGATGCCAAATAAGTCATGGAACGTAGCATTTTCACCAGATAACATCGAGATTACTTGTTCTTGTTCTATGTTTAAGAGAATGGGCTTGTTGTGCATGCACTGTCTTTGGGTTCTACACAACCAAGATTTTCAGAAAATACCAGAACAGTACATAATACAAAGATGGACAAAAGCTACAATGAGTAAGCCTGTCTTTGATAAAGAAGGCAAAGTGATAGATGTCTCTCAAAAGTTTTCTGACCGGAAAAGTTTGAGTACTGAGCTGTGGCAAGAGGTTTATTCTTGTGTCAGCATAGCTGAGTGTGATGATAACTACATGAAGCTTTTGATTGAAAAACTGAGAGATATTAGATTGGATATGATTAGTAACAGAAGTGTTCCagcaaagaagaaagacaagatgaaagaaatagaaaagtatGTGGGCTGCAAAATACCTCAGAAGTTGGTCATTCATGTTCCTAGAAAATCTAAAAACAAGGGTAGGACCAAGAGCAAGAGAATTGAATCACAAATGTTAAAAGCCCTAAAGAAGAGAGCAAAAGAGAAGAG GTTGTACGAGTCGTAG